A stretch of Desulfobacter hydrogenophilus DNA encodes these proteins:
- a CDS encoding HD domain-containing protein, with translation MPKTAANLEDAIILAARAHKGQVDKAGEPYILHPLHVMLCMKTNTERIVAVLHDVMEDTDYSDIDLIALGFSPNIVEALKCLSKSDAESYFDYIDRVKTNKNAKRVKIADLTHNMDMGRIPEPTREDLARKEKYIAALKQINA, from the coding sequence TATTCTTGCTGCCCGCGCCCATAAAGGGCAGGTGGATAAAGCCGGAGAACCGTATATCCTGCATCCCTTACATGTCATGCTGTGCATGAAAACCAATACGGAACGAATTGTCGCGGTCCTCCATGATGTCATGGAAGATACAGACTACAGTGATATTGATTTAATTGCCCTGGGTTTTTCCCCGAATATCGTGGAAGCGCTTAAATGTCTGAGCAAAAGTGATGCAGAATCTTATTTCGATTATATCGACAGAGTAAAAACCAACAAAAATGCAAAGCGTGTAAAGATTGCTGATTTGACCCACAATATGGACATGGGCCGCATTCCAGAGCCCACCCGGGAAGATCTGGCAAGAAAAGAAAAATATATAGCGGCATTAAAGCAGATCAATGCGTAA
- the flgM gene encoding flagellar biosynthesis anti-sigma factor FlgM, with translation MKINSTPQYINQSYAANNANTTAKTSAEQGKQSEEPLSDSINLSSTTRDLQKISAASAEEPKDRAQMVEALKQQVQSNLYTVNAEQVAEKMIGSIMNEVG, from the coding sequence ATGAAAATTAATTCCACACCGCAGTATATCAATCAAAGTTACGCTGCCAATAATGCCAACACGACCGCTAAAACTTCGGCGGAGCAAGGCAAACAATCTGAAGAGCCCCTCTCTGACAGCATTAATTTGTCCAGCACCACCAGGGATCTCCAGAAAATTTCGGCCGCATCTGCCGAAGAACCCAAAGACAGAGCCCAGATGGTTGAAGCCCTCAAACAACAGGTTCAGTCCAATCTATACACAGTGAATGCCGAGCAGGTTGCGGAAAAAATGATCGGCTCCATTATGAACGAAGTGGGTTAA
- the thyA gene encoding thymidylate synthase, with amino-acid sequence MDAYSNIVRKVLNQGQVKENRTGVNTIAIAGAMFEHDMAQGFPLLTTKYVPFSLVAQELEFFIKGITDKNWLRDRNNHIWDEWCSPAKIAYGHDDKTRKRMMAERELGPIYGFQWRHFGGGYQAWDKAPVPAGVDQLKNLVDTLKTNPDDRRMIVSAWNPIDLGQMALPPCHYGFQVTVINGRLNLLWNQRSVDTALGLPFNIASYGLLLTLLALESGFKPGTLVGFLGDTHIYENHVQGLTQQLERKPFDLPGIETTSFSSIFDWQYKDTVLTDYQHHPAIRFEIAV; translated from the coding sequence ATGGACGCCTATTCAAATATTGTCAGAAAAGTACTTAACCAGGGCCAGGTCAAGGAAAACCGCACCGGCGTGAACACCATTGCCATTGCCGGGGCCATGTTTGAACATGACATGGCCCAAGGATTTCCATTGCTGACCACCAAATATGTGCCCTTTTCCCTTGTGGCCCAAGAACTGGAATTTTTTATCAAAGGCATCACCGATAAAAACTGGCTGCGGGACAGAAACAACCACATCTGGGATGAATGGTGCTCGCCGGCGAAGATCGCCTACGGGCATGATGATAAGACCAGGAAAAGGATGATGGCCGAACGGGAACTTGGCCCCATTTACGGGTTCCAGTGGCGGCATTTTGGCGGTGGATATCAGGCCTGGGACAAGGCTCCGGTTCCGGCCGGGGTAGATCAGCTTAAAAACCTGGTGGACACCCTGAAAACCAATCCCGATGACCGGCGGATGATCGTATCGGCCTGGAACCCCATAGATCTGGGTCAGATGGCCCTGCCGCCCTGCCACTACGGTTTTCAGGTCACAGTCATCAACGGACGGCTTAATCTGCTGTGGAACCAGAGATCCGTGGATACAGCCCTGGGGCTGCCCTTTAACATTGCAAGCTATGGACTTCTTCTGACGCTTCTGGCCCTGGAATCAGGTTTTAAACCGGGCACCCTTGTGGGCTTTCTGGGGGACACCCATATTTATGAAAACCATGTGCAGGGACTGACCCAACAGCTTGAAAGAAAACCCTTTGACCTGCCTGGTATAGAAACCACTTCTTTTAGCTCTATTTTTGACTGGCAGTACAAGGACACGGTTTTAACGGACTACCAGCACCACCCGGCCATCCGGTTTGAAATTGCTGTTTAA
- a CDS encoding class II fructose-bisphosphate aldolase produces MTYSQSEEYRKLLDYGRPPNVKKCFPSSKALIVSGKYIDRAMLAKGGCMTIAANGRNAFVIKGTLAAAQRANAAVIIEIARSEGGTGAYCATSLWNIARQTDAYMNEMGITIPVAIHADHFGIKKPEEVEPAKTEIRSLFDTGITSIAIDASHMPDDQNLLANIELNPYVPEWAGLETEVGEIKGEQGISTAEEALFLIQGLNAHSIFPDWIALNNGTTHGIEQSDSGINVELTAQIHNCLSPYGISGAQHGTSGNNSDRLRQIAKNTRTTKANVATALQMISWGVKVNDFGNAIMDESGNFIKEPGKGVSQATWEKMCTVAAANDWQKGNFKKLNLPFENILTAQDAPVRERMVKNVENFVFTLLTDVFNATDTADLVKKQIFETQSHMAGFKAKKIEQKDEWTREQIIEKASHITMEKGPEGNFDD; encoded by the coding sequence ATGACCTATTCACAATCCGAAGAATACCGCAAACTGCTCGATTACGGCAGACCCCCCAATGTGAAAAAATGCTTTCCCAGCTCAAAAGCATTAATTGTCAGCGGTAAATATATTGACCGCGCCATGCTGGCCAAAGGCGGCTGCATGACCATTGCGGCGAACGGCAGAAACGCTTTTGTCATCAAAGGGACCCTTGCCGCAGCACAACGTGCCAATGCTGCAGTTATCATCGAGATTGCCCGCTCCGAGGGTGGTACCGGGGCCTATTGCGCCACCAGCCTTTGGAACATTGCAAGACAGACCGACGCGTATATGAATGAAATGGGTATAACCATTCCCGTGGCTATCCATGCAGACCATTTCGGAATTAAAAAACCAGAAGAGGTTGAACCTGCAAAAACCGAAATCCGGTCTTTATTTGATACCGGGATCACCTCTATTGCCATTGACGCATCCCACATGCCCGATGACCAGAATCTTTTGGCCAATATTGAATTAAATCCGTATGTGCCTGAGTGGGCAGGTCTTGAAACTGAAGTGGGTGAAATAAAAGGAGAACAGGGGATTTCAACCGCCGAAGAAGCCCTGTTTCTGATCCAGGGGCTCAATGCCCACAGCATTTTCCCGGACTGGATTGCCCTGAACAACGGCACCACCCACGGCATTGAACAAAGCGATTCAGGCATCAATGTCGAGTTGACGGCACAAATCCATAACTGCCTATCCCCTTACGGAATTTCCGGAGCCCAGCACGGTACATCAGGAAACAATTCCGACCGGTTGCGCCAGATTGCCAAGAACACAAGAACCACAAAAGCCAATGTTGCCACGGCCCTTCAGATGATCTCCTGGGGGGTAAAGGTTAATGATTTCGGCAATGCCATCATGGATGAGTCTGGCAATTTTATCAAAGAGCCTGGTAAAGGTGTTTCCCAGGCCACGTGGGAAAAAATGTGTACTGTTGCCGCAGCCAATGACTGGCAAAAAGGGAATTTTAAAAAACTGAACCTTCCCTTTGAAAATATTCTGACAGCCCAGGATGCGCCGGTTCGGGAGCGAATGGTCAAAAACGTTGAAAATTTTGTATTTACGCTGCTCACCGACGTGTTTAACGCGACAGATACAGCGGACCTGGTAAAAAAACAAATTTTTGAGACCCAGTCACACATGGCTGGCTTCAAAGCGAAAAAAATTGAACAAAAAGATGAATGGACCCGGGAACAAATTATTGAAAAGGCCTCCCATATCACGATGGAAAAAGGTCCTGAAGGGAATTTTGATGATTAA
- a CDS encoding cyclic-phosphate processing receiver domain-containing protein — MTGQQRFFRILIVEDNLERVNLIKAWLPADARPVVVTSAGKAIGLIRRDKGHVYAGIMLDHDLQEHTVNDVDQLLNGMSVVDTLIHYIPNDVPILVHSVNLTRGPAMVNKLRKFNYWVTRIPMDELTQEQCVEWIDEVRELWEDFQP; from the coding sequence ATGACCGGACAACAGCGTTTTTTCCGTATTCTCATCGTGGAAGATAATCTTGAGCGGGTCAATTTGATTAAAGCATGGCTGCCTGCGGATGCAAGGCCTGTGGTCGTTACCAGTGCAGGCAAGGCCATTGGTTTAATCCGGCGGGACAAAGGCCATGTATATGCCGGAATAATGCTGGATCATGATCTTCAGGAACATACGGTTAACGATGTCGATCAACTCTTAAACGGGATGAGTGTGGTGGACACCCTGATCCACTATATCCCCAATGATGTTCCTATACTGGTTCATTCCGTCAACCTGACACGGGGGCCTGCCATGGTGAACAAGTTAAGAAAATTTAATTACTGGGTCACCCGGATTCCCATGGATGAGCTTACGCAGGAACAATGTGTCGAATGGATTGATGAGGTAAGGGAACTCTGGGAAGATTTTCAGCCATAA
- the mazG gene encoding nucleoside triphosphate pyrophosphohydrolase, which translates to METITPLLEIIRRLRGQNGCAWDRKQTPSTMWRCLAEELYELEEAIVKDDEDNIVEELGDVLFQVLFIMEIYADSGRFPFNRVVNAVAEKMIRRHPHVYADSRITSEDELNKQWEAIKAGEKIGSGTSERRSALDNVPGGMPGLLRALKVSKSAVKAGFEWENLGQVLDTAVSEIHEFEAALSMDQDDAILEFGDILFSLVNVARFAGFHPETALYRSTSKFEERFRTMEAAIEKKGLDLKQMSPGEKETYWQAAKQVCAQRKK; encoded by the coding sequence GTGGAAACAATAACTCCCCTGCTTGAGATTATCCGAAGGCTTCGGGGGCAGAACGGATGTGCCTGGGACAGGAAGCAGACCCCGTCCACCATGTGGAGGTGTCTTGCCGAAGAGCTATATGAACTGGAAGAAGCCATCGTCAAAGATGATGAGGATAATATTGTAGAGGAGCTTGGAGACGTTCTTTTCCAGGTCCTTTTTATTATGGAAATTTATGCCGACTCCGGCAGATTTCCCTTTAACCGGGTGGTTAATGCCGTGGCTGAGAAAATGATTCGTCGCCATCCCCATGTTTACGCAGACAGCCGGATTACATCCGAAGATGAATTAAATAAACAATGGGAGGCGATTAAGGCTGGAGAGAAAATCGGTTCGGGCACTTCTGAAAGACGCTCTGCCCTTGACAATGTGCCTGGCGGAATGCCGGGGCTGCTGCGGGCTTTGAAAGTTTCTAAATCTGCAGTTAAGGCCGGATTTGAGTGGGAAAACTTAGGGCAGGTTCTGGATACCGCAGTTTCAGAAATACATGAATTTGAGGCAGCACTCTCCATGGACCAGGATGATGCCATACTTGAATTTGGAGATATCCTTTTTTCCCTTGTGAATGTGGCAAGATTTGCCGGTTTTCATCCGGAAACAGCACTTTACCGGTCCACTTCAAAATTTGAGGAACGATTCAGGACCATGGAAGCTGCCATTGAAAAAAAAGGCCTTGATTTAAAGCAGATGTCTCCCGGAGAAAAGGAGACGTACTGGCAGGCAGCCAAACAGGTTTGTGCACAAAGAAAAAAATGA
- a CDS encoding GTP pyrophosphokinase encodes MEDLKQTLALMDEAGSCGFDITRALLKKFDFQKGFFQELKKDIDISRLALSKALGTITGILKNFENEKNYSVFEKTTQSRVKNHHSIFSKLIRKEFTDARAYKQFDDLSGFRIIVKYISDAYEILNRINSSPQGSCIVKKIKDKIATPNDDGYRAIHVILEVPVENIGFKPRVEVQIRTGFQNAWATKTHELTYKNDHILEQFTAEFKAFSDLLYEADNKCVELKQKILKEVED; translated from the coding sequence GTGGAAGACCTGAAACAGACCCTGGCGTTGATGGATGAAGCCGGTTCCTGCGGCTTTGACATTACCAGAGCCCTGCTTAAAAAGTTTGATTTCCAAAAGGGTTTTTTCCAGGAATTAAAAAAAGATATTGATATCAGCAGGCTTGCGCTTTCAAAAGCATTGGGAACCATTACGGGAATCTTAAAAAATTTTGAAAATGAAAAAAACTATTCTGTTTTTGAAAAAACCACTCAGTCCAGAGTAAAAAACCATCACTCCATTTTTTCCAAACTTATCAGAAAAGAATTTACAGATGCGCGGGCCTATAAACAGTTTGATGATTTGTCCGGCTTCAGAATTATCGTTAAATATATTTCCGATGCCTATGAAATACTGAACCGGATCAATTCATCCCCCCAGGGCAGTTGCATTGTTAAAAAAATTAAAGATAAAATCGCCACACCCAATGATGACGGCTACCGGGCCATTCATGTCATTTTAGAAGTTCCTGTTGAAAATATCGGCTTCAAACCCAGGGTTGAGGTCCAGATCCGGACCGGGTTTCAAAATGCCTGGGCCACAAAAACCCATGAATTGACCTATAAGAACGATCATATTCTTGAACAGTTTACCGCAGAGTTCAAGGCCTTCAGCGATCTTTTATATGAAGCGGACAATAAATGTGTTGAACTGAAACAAAAAATTTTAAAGGAGGTGGAAGATTAA
- a CDS encoding DVU0524 family FlgM-associated protein produces MQIPSYQIQNVLKVYSRQFSQGKLLGKNKFSDANKVSADSVNISSEGKRQAIIDRVASNIVDKIITEGPNENEKDEAHITNQIEKELGKKIDFTQGRNQFTYSSVDENNNKVVQTLSVEDSKFIVERMTELARQVADSNMESQEGV; encoded by the coding sequence ATGCAGATACCTTCATACCAAATACAAAATGTCTTGAAAGTCTACTCAAGGCAATTCAGCCAAGGCAAACTGCTGGGGAAAAATAAATTCAGCGATGCCAACAAGGTTTCTGCAGACAGTGTCAACATCTCATCGGAAGGCAAGCGTCAGGCCATTATAGATAGGGTTGCAAGCAACATTGTTGATAAAATTATCACCGAAGGCCCCAATGAAAACGAAAAAGATGAGGCCCATATCACCAATCAAATTGAAAAAGAGCTGGGGAAAAAAATTGATTTTACCCAAGGGAGAAATCAATTCACTTATAGCTCGGTTGATGAAAATAATAATAAGGTTGTCCAGACCTTGTCCGTGGAGGATTCTAAATTCATTGTAGAACGGATGACGGAACTGGCACGCCAGGTGGCTGATTCCAACATGGAATCCCAGGAGGGTGTTTAA
- a CDS encoding electron transfer flavoprotein subunit beta/FixA family protein has product MEILVCVKRVPDTAENEFELNSEGNDLDRDDLVYSVNEWDNYAVEEAIQIVDNLGGSITVVTVGDDEAEEVLRREMAMGANNGVLLSDDAFDGSDGRGIAAILKAEVEKGKYDLILTGAQADEGAGQVGGMLAAMLDYPYASLVNKIEPADGKIKVGREIEGGNQEMNEIELPCVLSIQTGINEPRYVGIRGIRKVASVEIPVKGAGDLGVDAGSVGEAGAKIKRVDYFVPDLGDGAEMLEGSTDEIIEKLIEKLKAKGGL; this is encoded by the coding sequence ATGGAAATTTTGGTGTGCGTCAAACGCGTTCCAGATACTGCTGAGAACGAATTTGAACTCAATTCCGAAGGAAATGATCTGGATCGTGATGATCTGGTTTATTCCGTGAACGAGTGGGACAACTATGCCGTTGAAGAAGCCATTCAGATCGTGGATAATCTGGGCGGCAGCATAACTGTTGTAACTGTGGGTGATGATGAGGCTGAAGAAGTCCTGCGGCGTGAGATGGCCATGGGTGCCAATAACGGCGTTCTTCTTTCCGACGACGCCTTTGACGGATCGGACGGCAGAGGTATTGCCGCCATTCTCAAAGCTGAAGTTGAAAAAGGCAAGTACGACCTGATTCTTACCGGAGCCCAGGCCGATGAAGGCGCGGGTCAGGTTGGCGGCATGCTTGCGGCGATGCTGGATTACCCCTATGCTTCTCTGGTGAACAAGATTGAACCCGCTGACGGAAAAATTAAAGTGGGCCGGGAAATCGAAGGCGGCAACCAGGAAATGAACGAAATTGAGTTGCCCTGCGTGCTTTCCATTCAGACCGGTATCAATGAACCCCGTTATGTCGGTATCCGCGGTATCCGTAAGGTGGCCAGTGTTGAGATTCCTGTAAAAGGTGCCGGTGATCTTGGTGTGGATGCCGGCAGCGTGGGAGAAGCCGGTGCAAAGATCAAACGCGTGGATTATTTTGTACCTGATCTGGGCGACGGTGCTGAAATGCTTGAAGGCTCCACCGATGAAATTATTGAAAAACTGATTGAGAAGCTGAAAGCCAAAGGAGGTCTTTGA
- a CDS encoding CvpA family protein: protein MNFFDLCVLIIIGFCLIRGGFRGLVREISGIVGVVAGFYGANTYYPQLIPYINSWISSPQIQKLVCFFLLFCLILIAVGLVAALIHKLLKIVFLGWVNRTFGVIFGAAKGILITTVLFIIITSFAPNGSNHMAASRTAPYLAQVADALTLFISRNIKMDFSKELEGLKQTWKQ from the coding sequence ATGAATTTTTTTGACCTTTGCGTATTGATTATTATTGGGTTTTGCCTTATCCGGGGGGGCTTTAGAGGCTTGGTTCGGGAAATTTCCGGCATCGTGGGGGTTGTGGCCGGTTTCTACGGAGCCAACACCTATTATCCCCAGTTGATTCCCTATATTAATTCATGGATTTCATCACCGCAGATTCAAAAACTGGTCTGCTTTTTTCTATTGTTCTGTCTAATTCTCATTGCTGTGGGGCTTGTGGCCGCCCTGATCCACAAATTGCTGAAAATTGTATTTTTAGGCTGGGTGAACAGAACATTCGGTGTTATCTTCGGGGCTGCCAAAGGTATACTTATTACAACCGTCCTTTTTATAATAATCACAAGCTTTGCACCCAACGGCAGTAATCATATGGCAGCGTCCCGCACTGCACCCTATCTGGCCCAGGTTGCTGATGCTCTGACCCTGTTTATCTCCCGGAATATCAAAATGGATTTCAGTAAAGAGTTGGAAGGATTAAAACAAACGTGGAAACAATAA
- a CDS encoding electron transfer flavoprotein subunit alpha/FixB family protein: MTQIFAYVPFKNGVAGDVAFEFPGAAKKIDAGASVTAVVSGSGADLEKVANELTKVYAEVIKIDNTALAYPNAEIVRKALTNIIPADAIVLVPHDTFGMDLAPGLSIKLDSAYVADVVDFEGMDGTTLKLIRQELGGAVSTHVTCNAAAGAVITIRPGAFAPVDGGASGAVVDKSGDAGDLSAKRTFLEVVEAEVGDVDITKSDVLVSIGRGIEDEDNIEVAQELADAMGAVVSCSRPIVDAKWLEKSRQVGTSGQTVKPKVYMAMGISGSFQHMGGIKGNPFIVAVNKNPKAPIFQVADVGIVEDILDFMPELQEAIEEL, from the coding sequence ATGACACAGATTTTTGCATATGTTCCATTTAAAAACGGGGTGGCCGGAGATGTGGCGTTTGAATTCCCGGGTGCTGCAAAAAAGATTGATGCTGGTGCATCCGTCACTGCTGTTGTCTCAGGTTCCGGTGCAGACCTTGAAAAGGTCGCAAACGAACTGACCAAGGTTTATGCTGAAGTCATTAAGATTGACAATACCGCCCTGGCCTATCCCAATGCCGAGATCGTGAGAAAAGCTCTGACCAATATCATTCCGGCTGACGCCATTGTGCTGGTGCCCCATGATACATTCGGCATGGATTTGGCTCCTGGCCTGTCCATCAAACTGGATTCCGCCTATGTGGCTGATGTTGTGGATTTTGAAGGCATGGACGGTACTACCCTGAAACTTATCCGCCAGGAACTGGGCGGTGCTGTGTCCACCCATGTGACCTGCAATGCGGCTGCGGGCGCTGTTATCACCATCCGTCCGGGCGCATTTGCTCCGGTTGACGGGGGGGCTTCCGGTGCCGTGGTTGACAAATCCGGTGATGCCGGTGACCTTTCGGCCAAAAGAACCTTCCTGGAAGTGGTTGAGGCGGAAGTTGGCGATGTTGATATCACCAAATCCGACGTTCTGGTTTCCATTGGCCGTGGTATTGAAGATGAAGACAATATTGAAGTTGCCCAGGAACTGGCTGACGCCATGGGTGCGGTGGTTTCCTGCTCTCGTCCCATTGTTGACGCCAAATGGCTTGAAAAATCCCGTCAGGTGGGTACCTCCGGCCAGACCGTTAAACCCAAAGTTTACATGGCCATGGGTATTTCCGGTTCCTTCCAGCACATGGGCGGCATCAAGGGCAATCCCTTTATCGTTGCTGTGAACAAAAATCCCAAAGCACCGATTTTCCAGGTTGCTGATGTGGGTATCGTGGAAGATATTCTTGATTTTATGCCTGAACTCCAGGAAGCTATTGAAGAACTCTAA
- a CDS encoding TetR/AcrR family transcriptional regulator, with translation MQKSKSEKYHKILNSAGAVFAEHGFYKATISQIAARAGVADGTLYLYFKNKDDILYQYLSFKTDVVFEKMNVAVAKGTNAESKLRNLIRCHLEEFQSDRNMAIIFQSEVRYLRDIESQVKNISKMYLDLLSDIIEQGQIEGSMRQDLFVGLVKRFILGAVEGVISTWVNAHGRYDLGSMADPLVDLYMTGVRGG, from the coding sequence TTGCAGAAAAGTAAGTCCGAGAAATATCATAAAATTTTAAACAGTGCCGGAGCAGTGTTTGCGGAACATGGTTTTTACAAAGCCACCATTTCACAGATTGCTGCCAGGGCTGGGGTGGCGGACGGCACTTTATACCTTTATTTCAAGAACAAGGACGATATCCTTTATCAGTACCTGAGCTTTAAAACAGATGTGGTGTTCGAAAAAATGAATGTTGCCGTGGCCAAAGGCACAAATGCGGAAAGCAAGCTGAGAAATTTGATCCGCTGTCATCTTGAGGAATTTCAAAGTGATAGAAACATGGCAATTATTTTTCAATCAGAAGTGAGATATCTACGGGATATTGAGTCTCAGGTTAAGAATATTTCAAAGATGTACCTTGATCTGTTATCCGATATTATCGAGCAAGGTCAGATTGAGGGTAGCATGCGTCAGGATCTTTTTGTCGGGCTTGTGAAACGGTTTATCCTCGGGGCTGTGGAGGGTGTCATTTCCACCTGGGTCAATGCCCATGGCCGCTATGATCTTGGGAGCATGGCAGATCCGCTGGTGGACCTTTATATGACGGGCGTCCGGGGGGGCTAA
- a CDS encoding (Fe-S)-binding protein: MSMIIAPANYLLFGFFPTVIFSFFLPVIGVGLFTYIIARRIAPLVRANPDYRFNNIPERIKNLIVVWLGQIRQPRYMRAGILHIIIFAGFLILSIRSTSLVIIGVFDGFVLPGFDGSLGAVYNFIKDYAATAVLVACIIAAYRRAIIKPARYAVPEKYGHDHTAEAVFVLGLIATLMISESMFDASAVAYNYQALGEAHFPAIFSLAWFFSKILSVVSLEFLQGLHIIMYYVHDFTFFFFLCFLPLGKHFHVITSIFNVFFMRVKKGNIKPVKYGVSDEELDNLDSFGVKHLEDFTWKHMLDFYSCADCGRCSDQCPANAAGRPLSPRFISIKARDLIFKNYPIKSGVIYKSDKLLVEDIYTEDEIWSCTTCGACEQECPLGIEYIDKIVDLRRGMVDEGMVPQSLQKPLKALEKRGNPYGKMEKKRADWAKEKNFAETHTVKDLGKDSADTLYFVDSITSYDDNIQDIARRTAIILEKAGVDFGILGKDEKDSGNEVVRFGEEMLYQELKAQNTEAILASGVKQIVTADPHALNALKKDYTGLPPVKHISEIVAEKIESGALTMKPCKDRDKVYVYHDPCYLGRHNSIYESPRQAMDAIAGLTRVELEKSRDRSFCCGGGGLMLFYEPEEETRMGVLRVNMAAEAGANVIVTACPFCLVNIQDAIKVAGKEGEMEALDFTQLIEEHL, translated from the coding sequence ATGTCTATGATCATTGCTCCGGCAAACTATTTGTTGTTCGGCTTTTTTCCAACAGTGATTTTTTCATTTTTTTTGCCGGTAATTGGTGTCGGGCTTTTTACCTACATCATAGCCCGGAGAATCGCTCCTCTGGTCCGCGCCAATCCGGACTATCGCTTTAACAATATTCCGGAACGGATTAAAAACCTAATCGTTGTCTGGTTGGGACAGATCCGCCAGCCTAGATATATGCGGGCAGGAATACTGCACATCATTATATTTGCCGGTTTTTTAATCCTTTCCATCCGCTCCACCAGCCTTGTCATCATCGGTGTGTTTGACGGATTTGTGCTGCCCGGGTTCGACGGCAGCCTTGGTGCTGTTTACAATTTCATTAAAGATTACGCAGCCACCGCCGTTCTTGTGGCCTGTATTATCGCGGCCTACCGCCGGGCCATCATCAAACCGGCCCGCTATGCCGTGCCTGAAAAGTATGGTCATGACCATACGGCAGAAGCGGTTTTTGTTCTGGGCCTCATCGCCACCCTGATGATTTCAGAAAGCATGTTTGACGCATCTGCTGTCGCCTACAACTATCAGGCCCTTGGTGAAGCCCATTTCCCGGCAATTTTTTCGCTGGCCTGGTTTTTTTCAAAGATACTTAGTGTTGTATCCTTGGAATTCCTCCAGGGCCTGCATATCATTATGTATTATGTGCATGATTTTACCTTCTTCTTTTTTCTGTGCTTTTTGCCTTTGGGAAAACATTTTCACGTCATCACCTCTATTTTCAACGTCTTTTTCATGCGGGTGAAAAAAGGCAATATCAAACCGGTTAAATACGGTGTTTCCGATGAGGAACTGGACAACCTTGACTCCTTCGGCGTTAAACACCTTGAGGATTTCACCTGGAAGCACATGCTTGATTTCTACTCCTGTGCAGACTGCGGCCGCTGTTCCGACCAGTGTCCGGCCAATGCAGCCGGCCGTCCTTTGTCCCCGCGGTTCATCAGCATCAAGGCCAGGGATCTTATTTTTAAGAACTATCCCATTAAGTCCGGTGTGATTTATAAATCCGACAAACTTCTGGTGGAGGATATTTATACAGAGGATGAAATCTGGTCCTGCACCACCTGCGGTGCCTGTGAGCAGGAATGCCCCCTGGGGATTGAATATATTGATAAGATAGTTGACCTGCGTCGTGGTATGGTAGATGAGGGCATGGTGCCCCAGTCCCTGCAAAAACCCCTTAAAGCCCTTGAAAAACGCGGCAACCCCTATGGTAAAATGGAGAAGAAACGCGCAGACTGGGCTAAGGAAAAGAACTTTGCCGAAACCCATACGGTCAAGGATCTGGGCAAAGACAGCGCCGATACCCTGTACTTTGTAGACAGTATTACTTCCTATGACGACAATATCCAGGACATTGCCCGCAGGACCGCCATCATCCTTGAAAAGGCCGGCGTGGACTTCGGCATCCTGGGCAAGGACGAAAAAGACAGCGGCAACGAGGTCGTCCGGTTTGGTGAAGAGATGCTTTACCAGGAGCTCAAAGCCCAGAATACCGAAGCCATTCTTGCATCCGGTGTCAAACAGATTGTCACGGCCGACCCCCATGCCCTGAATGCGTTGAAAAAAGACTATACAGGCCTGCCCCCTGTCAAACATATCAGTGAAATTGTCGCTGAAAAGATTGAATCCGGTGCGCTGACCATGAAACCGTGCAAAGATCGGGATAAAGTATATGTGTATCATGATCCCTGTTATCTGGGTCGCCACAACAGTATTTATGAATCCCCAAGACAGGCTATGGATGCCATTGCCGGCCTGACCCGGGTGGAATTGGAAAAGAGCCGTGACCGGTCCTTCTGCTGCGGCGGCGGTGGTCTGATGCTGTTTTATGAACCTGAAGAAGAGACCCGCATGGGGGTTCTCAGGGTGAATATGGCAGCCGAAGCCGGCGCCAATGTGATTGTCACGGCCTGTCCTTTCTGTCTGGTAAATATCCAGGATGCCATTAAGGTGGCCGGAAAAGAAGGCGAGATGGAAGCCCTTGATTTTACGCAACTCATTGAGGAACATTTGTAA